The proteins below are encoded in one region of Dioscorea cayenensis subsp. rotundata cultivar TDr96_F1 chromosome 18, TDr96_F1_v2_PseudoChromosome.rev07_lg8_w22 25.fasta, whole genome shotgun sequence:
- the LOC120282955 gene encoding uncharacterized protein LOC120282955 — MAWRGNMRLGGEMGTLGQGALGRGFRFREQKPRLGSTLSTGFEGHPEDEDACIPRRRRRSIQQQQQPESTSRGDWWRLRKQGVKPPESKHWAMVNHNHDDELMAAVSVERNANRLDMPLSLLIIKRKKIWERELMEAGELACCSAKKAFSSMVFMVRELQSHALHMRSDDDQPPLPGILDRVRSDLHASFVCLFQRVFCCNPTLMLYLMIILANFTVYSMGRNPTTAIPPSQSLLVSISDIINTDDHYPSAAQLQDETIEWNKFVEDALRMRASTTDEALMDPDVLRQFVAPVSVQIPPEEDSCQHYINTELMYERALSEDPDNALLLSNFAQFLYLVHHNYDRAEYYFERAVEIQPTDAEALNRYACFLWLVRKNLGAAEETFLEAMAADPGNLVYAANYSHFNWKTGAKETCFPILDNPDAY; from the exons ATGGCGTGGAGAGGCAATATGAGATTAGGAGGAGAAATGGGGACGCTCGGACAAGGGGCGCTCGGAcgagggtttaggtttag AGAACAGAAGCCCAGGCTAGGTAGCACATTGAGCACAGGTTTTGAAGGCCatccagaagatgaagatgcGTGTataccaagaagaagaagaagaagcatacaacaacaacaacaaccagaGTCCACCAGTAGAGGCGACTGGTGGAGGCTGAGGAAGCAGGGAGTGAAACCCCCTGAGTCAAAGCATTGGGCAATGGTGAATCATAATCACGATGATGAGCTGATGGCGGCAGTAAGTGTGGAACGGAATGCCAACAGATTAGATATGCCGTTATCACTGCTGATCATCAAAAGGAAGAAGATTTGGGAGCGTGAGCTCATGGAGGCTGGAGAGTTGGCTTGTTGCTCCGCCAAGAAGGCCTTCTCCTCCATGGTCTTCATGGTTCGTGAGCTCCAGAGCCATGCTCTCCACATGAGGTCGGATGATGATCAACCTCCACTGCCTGGAATCCTGGATCGTGTTCGGAGCGACCTGCATGCCTCCTTCGTCTGCCTTTTCCAACGAGTCTTTTGTTGCAATCCCACGCTCATGCTCTACCTCATGATCATCCTCGCCAACTTCACTGTCTACTCCATGGGCCGCAACCCCACCACTGCGATTCCTCCTTCTCAATCTCTTCTTGTATCCATTTCAGACATCATCAACACGGATGATCATTATCCTTCAGCGGCACAACTGCAAGATGAGACCATAGAATGGAACAAGTTTGTGGAAGATGCCTTGAGGATGAGAGCGAGCACCACAGACGAGGCTCTAATGGACCCTGACGTTTTGAGACAATTCGTGGCTCCTGTCTCAGTGCAAATTCCACCAGAGGAGGATAGTTGTCAGCATTACATCAACACTGAATTAATGTATGAAAGAGCTTTGTCAGAGGACCCAGACAACGCCCTACTCCTCTCTAACTTTGCTCAATTCCTTTATCTCGTCCACCACAACTATGACAG AGCTGAGTACTATTTCGAGAGAGCAGTGGAGATTCAACCAACCGACGCTGAGGCTTTGAATAGGTATGCTTGTTTCTTGTGGTTGGTTCGGAAGAATCTAGGTGCTGCTGAAGAGACTTTCCTGGAAGCTATGGCAGCTGATCCTGGCAATTTGGTGTATGCCGCCAATTATTCTCATTTCAACTGGAAGACTGGGGCCAAGGAAACCTGCTTTCCCATCCTCGACAACCCAGATGCTTATTAA